A genomic stretch from Panthera uncia isolate 11264 chromosome E3, Puncia_PCG_1.0, whole genome shotgun sequence includes:
- the ANKS4B gene encoding ankyrin repeat and SAM domain-containing protein 4B: protein MSTRYHQAASDSYLELLKEATKRDLNLSDEDGMTPTLLAAYHGNLEALEIICSRGGDPNRCDIWGNTPLHYAASNGHTHCVSFLVNFGANIFALDNNLQSPLDAAASREQNECVALLDKAATAQNIMSPKKVTRLKEQAQKNARRQIKECERLQEKHQHKMARTYSKEESGTLSSSKATFSRSSLSNASASGTFGSATKGIKDTFKIKFKKNKDTEELVGKESRSGQRNVMEVFREEEEDTFSQDFKEKLQFSAKEDRGVQHESILNRPGLGNIVFRRNRILSPEDLSDSKRVLGFQMHSELLQRQGAAEAEEAEANKEGVENNHEDDLPWDEDEVEWEEDVVDATPLEVFLQSHHLEEFLPIFMREQIDLEALLLCSDEDLQSIQMQLGPRKKVLNAINGRKQVLQQPGQLIDTSL, encoded by the exons ATGTCCACTCGCTACCACCAAGCTGCTAGTGATAGCTACTTAGAACTTTTGAAAGAGGCTACCAAGAGAGATCTGAATCTTTCTGATGAAGATGGCATGACTCCCACACTCCTGGCAGCTTACCATGGGAATTTGGAAGCCCTAGAAATAATCTGCAGCAGAGG AGGGGACCCTAATAGATGTGACATCTGGGGAAATACTCCCTTGCATTATGCAGCCTCCAATGGTCATACCCACTGTGTTTCATTCCTGGTCAACTTTGGTGCCAACATCTTTGCCCTGGACAACAACTTACAGTCCCCACTGGATGCTGCTGCTAGCAGAGAGCAGAATGAATGTGTTGCTCTCCTGGATAAAGCTGCCACTGCCCAGAACATCATGAGCCCCAAGAAAGTTACCAGGCTGAAGGAGCAGGCTCAGAAGAATGCCAGGAGGCAGATCAAAGAGTGCGAGAGGCTCCAAGAGAAGCACCAACATAAGATGGCTCGCACCTATAGCAAGGAGGAATCTGGGACTCTTTCTTCTTCCAAGGCTACTTTCTCCAGGTCATCCCTTTCAAATGCTTCTGCTTCTGGTACATTTGGGTCAGCAACTAAGGGCATTAAAGACACCTTCAAGATAAAGTTCAAGAAGAACAAAGATACAGAAGAGCTGGTAGGGAAGGAGAGCAGAAGTGGGCAGAGGAATGTGATGGAAGTGttcagagaagaggaggaagacacaTTCTCCCAGGACTTCAAAGAGAAGCTCCAGTTCTCAGCAAAGGAGGACAGAGGTGTGCAGCACGAGTCCATTCTTAACCGTCCAGGTCTAGGCAATATTGTTTTTAGAAGGAACAGAATATTAAGTCCCGAAGACCTCTCAGACAGCAAGAGGGTGTTGGGATTTCAGATGCACAGTGAATTGCTTCAGAGACAAGGAGCAGCAGAggctgaggaagctgaggctaaCAAAGAGGGAGTGGAAAACAACCATGAAGATGATCTGCCTTGGGATGAGGATGAAGTGGAGTGGGAGGAAGATGTGGTTGATGCTACTCCTCTGGAAGTGTTTTTGCAGTCCCACCACCTGGAAGAATTCCTTCCCATTTTCATGAGAGAGCAGATTGATCTAGAAGCTCTGTTACTTTGCTCTGATGAGGACCTTCAGAGTATACAAATGCAGCTTGGTCCCAGGAAGAAAGTTCTTAATGCTATAAATGGAAGGAAGCAGGTGCTACAACAGCCTGGGCAACTGATTGACACCAGCCTCTGA